A genomic region of Fodinisporobacter ferrooxydans contains the following coding sequences:
- a CDS encoding tyrosine-type recombinase/integrase, which produces MSHLEKFLNWLHTEGKDEKTIQAYKTTVSQFLEWYSGTMGHQHLTEVKPIDVKEYINHMKHVLNRKQATINKSTASLKTFFAFLADNGTITDNPMTRIKLQRIPTVQTDSSTKWLTRTEQERFISYVELEKNEFKRLRNLTIIDLMLYAGLRVAEVEELKLDDIKVNGNVEITIREGKKDKYAIVTLHNKHSKNVRNWLKYRETLTNPIHTDSPFVFVSERSEKLGSRGIQVMLDKYAKLANMENITPHRFRHSFCKNLANAGTPIEVIRRLARHESIQTTAIYVDPSYKEQLDALERI; this is translated from the coding sequence TTTCTAGAATGGTATTCAGGTACAATGGGGCATCAACATCTAACTGAAGTAAAGCCGATTGACGTGAAGGAATACATAAATCACATGAAGCACGTTCTGAATCGTAAACAGGCGACCATCAATAAGTCCACGGCATCACTGAAGACGTTCTTTGCGTTTTTGGCTGACAACGGAACCATTACGGATAACCCGATGACCAGAATCAAACTGCAACGGATTCCAACCGTGCAAACCGACAGTTCAACAAAATGGCTGACCAGAACGGAACAAGAACGTTTCATCAGCTATGTTGAATTAGAGAAAAACGAGTTTAAACGGCTGCGAAACCTTACCATCATTGACCTGATGTTATACGCAGGATTACGTGTGGCAGAAGTTGAGGAACTGAAGCTGGATGACATCAAAGTGAATGGAAATGTGGAAATTACGATTCGGGAAGGAAAAAAAGACAAGTACGCCATCGTGACGTTGCACAACAAGCACTCGAAGAACGTTCGCAACTGGTTAAAATATCGAGAAACACTGACTAATCCCATTCACACAGATTCACCATTCGTATTCGTCTCAGAACGTAGTGAAAAACTGGGTTCCCGTGGTATTCAGGTAATGCTAGATAAATATGCAAAATTAGCAAACATGGAAAACATCACGCCACACCGATTCCGTCATTCTTTCTGCAAGAACTTGGCGAACGCAGGAACACCGATTGAAGTCATTAGACGATTGGCACGTCATGAGTCGATACAAACAACAGCTATTTACGTTGACCCATCGTATAAAGAACAATTGGACGCACTGGAACGAATTTGA
- a CDS encoding GNAT family N-acetyltransferase, with protein MNFRHVLESDYIPVIIVIDDWWGGRHMADMLPKSFFQHFQETSFIAEQDNVIIGFLIGFVSQTYPTESYIHFIGVHPDHRKDGIAKYLYQMFFDKVQEKGCKIVRCVTSPVNKTSIAFHTRIGFQIVKGTSEVDGVPVTVDYDGKGQDRVLFVKELLR; from the coding sequence ATGAATTTTCGGCATGTACTTGAATCCGACTACATTCCAGTGATAATCGTAATCGATGATTGGTGGGGTGGTCGGCATATGGCTGACATGTTGCCAAAATCATTTTTTCAACATTTTCAAGAAACAAGCTTTATAGCTGAACAAGACAATGTAATAATTGGCTTCTTAATCGGATTTGTGTCGCAAACATATCCGACTGAATCGTATATTCACTTTATTGGTGTTCATCCAGATCATAGGAAAGATGGAATTGCAAAATATCTATACCAGATGTTCTTCGATAAAGTTCAAGAGAAGGGATGTAAAATAGTTCGTTGCGTCACATCACCAGTGAACAAAACTTCAATCGCTTTTCACACACGAATTGGATTCCAAATTGTTAAAGGAACAAGCGAGGTTGATGGTGTACCAGTTACCGTTGATTATGATGGAAAAGGACAAGATCGAGTTTTATTTGTGAAAGAATTGTTGCGATAG
- a CDS encoding VOC family protein, which yields MKIHRIDHVSVNVNDLSAAKAFFLDLGLEVQGEWEMEGEWLGQLVGLTDVKTACVGLRTPDGQAWIELVKFYTPSDEQDIQKPFANTLGIRHIAFAVEDIEAIVAKLKKKGTEIFSEIQQYEESYKLCYVRGPEGIILELAEQIK from the coding sequence ATGAAGATCCATCGAATAGATCATGTGAGTGTAAACGTAAATGACCTTTCAGCAGCTAAAGCGTTTTTTCTCGATTTGGGACTTGAAGTACAAGGGGAATGGGAAATGGAAGGAGAGTGGTTGGGTCAGCTAGTTGGGCTTACTGACGTTAAAACAGCATGTGTAGGATTGCGAACGCCAGATGGTCAGGCATGGATAGAGCTAGTCAAATTTTATACGCCGTCAGATGAACAAGATATTCAGAAACCCTTTGCAAATACGCTGGGTATCCGACATATTGCATTTGCTGTTGAAGATATTGAAGCCATTGTTGCCAAATTGAAAAAGAAAGGCACGGAAATCTTTAGTGAGATACAGCAATATGAAGAAAGTTATAAGTTATGCTACGTTCGTGGACCAGAGGGAATTATTTTGGAGTTGGCGGAGCAAATCAAATAA